A single Aminobacterium mobile DSM 12262 DNA region contains:
- the gcvPB gene encoding aminomethyl-transferring glycine dehydrogenase subunit GcvPB, whose translation MGMNMQTKLRDFHQARWDEPIIYELSTPGERGVLLPEIEEGIQNTVKDPIKKLPAHMVRSDEANLPEMGQMRVLKHYLRLSQENLGADLNIDIGQGTCTMKYNPKINEVLAQNPKISQLHPYQDESTVQGALEIIYNMDIALRAISGMDAFSLQTGGGSQALYSIISIIRAWLEHTGQTETKDEIITTIYSHPSNAAVAKLKGFKIITIYPGDDGRPDFEALKNAVSERTAALMITNPEDIGIYNSRIKDFTDLVHSVGGLCSYDQANLNGIMGITRAREAGFDICFFNLHKTFSAPHGCGGPGSGAVGVTERLKQYLPAPLVEKNMKTGAFSLNYNLPHSVGKIKNFYGTLPAILKAYAWVRALGADGIKEAARVAVLNNNYIFRKILAIRGASAPYAEGEHRVEQVRYSWQKLKEETGVTTTDVQNRMFDFGVHYWTSHEPWIVPEPFTIEPTESYSKQELDEFIAITEQIVKEAYENPEIVKTAPHKSTIHTVDHSYFDDPEKWAITWRSYQKKYQGYFEKRRIEE comes from the coding sequence ATGGGAATGAATATGCAAACCAAACTGAGAGACTTCCATCAGGCGCGGTGGGACGAACCCATTATTTACGAGCTCTCAACACCAGGCGAACGGGGAGTGCTCTTGCCCGAGATAGAAGAAGGAATACAGAACACCGTTAAAGATCCTATAAAAAAGCTTCCTGCCCATATGGTCCGATCAGATGAGGCAAACCTTCCTGAAATGGGACAAATGAGGGTTTTAAAACACTATCTTCGCCTTTCTCAGGAAAACCTCGGTGCTGATCTGAACATTGATATTGGGCAGGGGACGTGCACGATGAAGTACAACCCCAAAATAAACGAGGTCCTGGCACAAAATCCCAAAATAAGCCAGCTCCACCCATATCAAGATGAATCTACAGTTCAGGGGGCTCTTGAAATTATCTATAACATGGATATTGCTTTGAGGGCTATTTCTGGAATGGACGCTTTTTCTCTTCAGACAGGTGGAGGTTCTCAAGCTCTTTATTCCATTATTTCCATTATCAGAGCCTGGCTTGAGCATACGGGGCAGACAGAAACAAAAGATGAAATTATCACGACCATATATTCCCATCCTTCTAACGCTGCGGTAGCTAAACTTAAAGGTTTTAAAATCATCACAATATACCCTGGCGACGACGGACGTCCAGATTTCGAAGCCCTTAAAAATGCTGTTTCAGAACGAACAGCTGCTCTTATGATTACAAACCCTGAAGATATTGGAATTTATAATTCGCGGATCAAGGATTTTACAGATCTGGTACATAGCGTTGGAGGTCTTTGCAGCTACGATCAGGCAAATCTCAACGGCATTATGGGCATAACTCGCGCTCGGGAGGCCGGCTTCGATATTTGCTTCTTCAACCTTCATAAAACCTTTTCGGCTCCCCATGGCTGCGGCGGCCCGGGAAGTGGTGCTGTCGGCGTTACAGAAAGGTTGAAACAGTATCTTCCTGCCCCCCTTGTAGAAAAAAACATGAAGACGGGTGCTTTTTCTTTAAACTATAACCTTCCCCATTCTGTAGGGAAAATTAAAAACTTTTATGGGACCCTCCCCGCCATTCTCAAAGCCTATGCGTGGGTTCGGGCTTTAGGAGCCGATGGTATTAAGGAAGCGGCCAGGGTGGCAGTCTTAAATAATAACTATATTTTTAGAAAAATCCTGGCTATACGAGGTGCTTCTGCACCATATGCTGAAGGGGAACACAGGGTAGAGCAAGTCCGTTACAGTTGGCAGAAACTGAAAGAAGAAACGGGTGTAACCACAACTGATGTACAGAACAGGATGTTCGATTTTGGTGTCCACTATTGGACAAGCCATGAACCCTGGATAGTTCCAGAACCTTTCACTATCGAGCCAACGGAATCTTACTCAAAACAAGAGCTGGACGAGTTTATAGCTATCACTGAACAGATTGTGAAAGAAGCTTACGAAAACCCGGAGATAGTTAAAACAGCCCCTCATAAGAGTACGATCCATACAGTAGACCACTCTTATTTTGATGACCCTGAGAAGTGGGCTATTACGTGGAGGAGTTATCAAAAGAAATATCAGGGCTATTTTGAAAAAAGACGGATAGAGGAGTAA
- a CDS encoding ATP-NAD kinase family protein, whose protein sequence is MKKLGLIINPIAGMGGKVGLKGTDGPAILARALEMGATSHAPERAAEALEKLLDIKEEIQILTFPGDMGERVAKQKGFFPTILLKGVISGKNTTCEDTILAAKELLKQKVDLLLFAGGDGTARDICESVGSQLAVLGIPSGVKIHSAVFGCSPQQAGEVAQLYLKGQSTQKKLAEVMDIDEDLFRSGVVTAKLYGYLNIPFERRRVQRLKAGSPASEEAVHQAIADHIIHNEMDADTLYIIGPGTTTRAVMSALNLDYSLLGVDCVCNKRLVGKDLSEEALLKLCAQHKKVKLLITPIGGQGFLLGRGNQQISPRVLHFVSRDDLFVLCTPAKLCSLEGSPLLIDTGDTPINQKFSGYIHLITGYKEYVVYKVR, encoded by the coding sequence ATGAAAAAGCTGGGGCTCATCATTAATCCAATTGCTGGAATGGGTGGCAAAGTTGGGCTCAAGGGAACTGATGGCCCCGCTATATTGGCACGGGCTCTGGAGATGGGAGCCACCTCTCATGCTCCGGAGCGCGCTGCTGAGGCCCTGGAAAAACTTTTAGACATAAAAGAGGAAATACAAATTCTTACCTTTCCGGGAGATATGGGAGAAAGAGTAGCAAAACAAAAGGGGTTCTTCCCAACAATCTTATTGAAAGGAGTGATATCTGGAAAAAACACTACTTGTGAAGACACAATCCTTGCAGCAAAAGAGTTGTTAAAACAAAAAGTGGATCTTCTACTTTTTGCCGGAGGAGATGGTACGGCCCGTGACATATGTGAGAGTGTGGGCTCTCAACTTGCAGTACTCGGTATCCCCTCCGGAGTGAAAATTCACTCAGCTGTTTTTGGCTGTTCTCCGCAACAGGCTGGTGAAGTGGCTCAATTATACTTGAAAGGGCAGAGTACACAAAAGAAACTCGCAGAGGTAATGGATATTGATGAAGACCTCTTCAGAAGCGGAGTTGTAACTGCTAAGCTTTATGGGTATCTCAATATCCCTTTCGAAAGAAGAAGAGTGCAACGGCTTAAAGCAGGAAGTCCTGCTTCTGAAGAAGCTGTACACCAAGCAATAGCTGATCATATTATTCACAACGAAATGGATGCCGATACGCTGTACATCATTGGGCCGGGAACAACCACAAGGGCTGTTATGTCTGCTCTGAACCTTGATTACTCTCTTTTAGGTGTGGATTGTGTTTGCAACAAACGTCTTGTAGGAAAAGATCTTTCAGAAGAAGCACTATTAAAGCTTTGCGCTCAGCATAAAAAGGTGAAACTTCTTATAACCCCTATTGGTGGACAGGGTTTTCTTTTGGGGCGAGGAAACCAGCAAATAAGTCCTCGTGTTCTTCACTTTGTATCTCGTGATGATCTCTTTGTTCTCTGTACACCAGCTAAACTTTGTTCTTTGGAAGGTTCTCCTTTACTTATCGATACCGGCGATACACCCATTAATCAGAAATTTTCCGGTTATATCCATCTCATTACAGGATATAAGGAATATGTAGTGTATAAAGTACGATGA
- a CDS encoding saccharopine dehydrogenase family protein has product MAKRKSLQIGAGMVGRCIVNDMIKDFDVTVLDMSEENLAETKRLFPDVKTVKGSATDEKLFQEITKDVDIVTAAMPGTVGYKVTEIAMKYGKKLASVSSMHGRSDEPFDKIGKETGGLGISMIGFEPGMSNFFAGRGYHLLDKCEEMYVYVGGIPYNPRPPFNYTTTWSFTDNLNQFAQPTTVVRNGQEIVIKALSELKEFQIEDYPVMEAFTSNGLGSLFRSFHNVPNMAAYTVRWPGLTQQMRFLVDLDLFDWEPREIAGHKLVPREILFSLFADKYKKLPGDLDMSVMRIITKGYKNGDAVNYTWEIAQVEDPDSGYSSMAWCTASTCGIFARAMCEGRIKGCGMVSAEKLAADDDFYNWVMAEQDKRGVHYKLKIDIKKDAKKKWSRG; this is encoded by the coding sequence ATGGCTAAACGCAAATCATTACAAATTGGTGCAGGGATGGTTGGTCGTTGTATTGTCAACGATATGATAAAAGATTTTGATGTTACTGTCCTTGATATGAGCGAAGAGAATTTGGCTGAAACGAAGCGCCTCTTCCCTGATGTAAAAACCGTCAAGGGGTCTGCCACAGACGAGAAGCTTTTTCAGGAAATTACCAAAGATGTAGATATCGTTACCGCTGCTATGCCTGGAACAGTAGGGTATAAGGTGACTGAGATCGCTATGAAATATGGGAAAAAGCTTGCCAGTGTCTCCAGCATGCATGGTCGTTCCGACGAACCTTTTGATAAGATCGGGAAAGAAACAGGCGGGCTCGGTATTTCAATGATTGGCTTTGAGCCTGGGATGAGCAACTTTTTTGCTGGACGTGGTTACCACCTTCTCGACAAATGTGAGGAGATGTATGTTTACGTTGGCGGCATTCCTTATAATCCGCGCCCTCCTTTTAACTACACTACCACCTGGTCTTTCACAGATAACCTCAATCAGTTTGCACAGCCTACCACTGTCGTCCGTAACGGACAGGAAATTGTAATTAAGGCATTGAGTGAGCTTAAAGAATTTCAAATCGAAGATTATCCGGTTATGGAAGCCTTTACCAGTAATGGCCTTGGAAGCCTTTTCCGCAGCTTCCACAATGTGCCCAACATGGCCGCCTATACTGTTCGTTGGCCTGGGTTGACTCAGCAGATGCGTTTCCTGGTAGATCTCGATCTCTTCGATTGGGAACCTAGAGAGATTGCCGGACATAAACTTGTACCGCGTGAAATTCTCTTCAGCCTCTTCGCTGATAAATATAAGAAACTTCCTGGTGACCTTGATATGTCTGTTATGCGCATTATCACCAAGGGATATAAAAATGGCGATGCCGTAAATTACACGTGGGAAATAGCACAAGTTGAGGATCCTGACAGCGGCTATTCATCTATGGCTTGGTGTACGGCCAGTACCTGCGGCATTTTTGCCCGTGCTATGTGTGAAGGCAGAATTAAGGGATGTGGAATGGTCTCTGCTGAAAAACTTGCAGCTGATGACGATTTCTACAACTGGGTTATGGCCGAGCAGGATAAACGTGGCGTTCATTACAAGCTCAAGATCGACATTAAAAAGGACGCCAAGAAAAAGTGGAGTCGTGGCTAG